The following proteins come from a genomic window of Kocuria palustris:
- the rplL gene encoding 50S ribosomal protein L7/L12, whose translation MAKLTTDELIEAFKELSLIELSEFVKAFEETFDVTAAAPAAVAAAPAAGGDAAAAEEEQTEFDVILEAAGDKKIGVIKEVRALTSLGLKEAKDLVDGAPKPVLEGASKEDAEKAKEQLEGAGATVTLK comes from the coding sequence ATGGCCAAGCTGACCACCGATGAACTGATCGAGGCCTTCAAGGAGCTCTCCCTCATCGAGCTCTCCGAGTTCGTCAAGGCTTTCGAGGAGACCTTCGACGTCACCGCTGCGGCCCCGGCCGCCGTGGCCGCCGCCCCGGCTGCCGGTGGCGACGCCGCCGCCGCCGAGGAGGAGCAGACCGAGTTCGACGTCATCCTCGAGGCTGCCGGCGACAAGAAGATCGGCGTCATCAAGGAGGTGCGCGCCCTGACCTCCCTCGGCCTGAAGGAGGCCAAGGACCTCGTCGACGGGGCTCCCAAGCCCGTCCTCGAGGGCGCTTCCAAGGAGGACGCCGAGAAGGCCAAGGAGCAGCTCGAGGGCGCCGGCGCCACCGTCACCCTCAAGTGA
- the rplJ gene encoding 50S ribosomal protein L10, which translates to MANSEKYAAVAELKGRFESSTAAVLTEYRGLSVTQISQLRRSLGENAEYAVVKNTLAGIAAREAGIDAFEGQLQGPTAIAFVSGDAVAVAKGLRDFAKENPALVVKGGYMDGAALDEAGIKKLADLESREVLLAKVAGAAQASLSQAAALFQAPLSKTVRTAEALRAKVEETGSDTVADA; encoded by the coding sequence ATGGCGAACTCTGAGAAGTACGCCGCGGTGGCCGAGCTGAAGGGACGCTTCGAGTCGTCCACTGCAGCTGTGCTGACCGAATACCGCGGGCTCTCGGTGACGCAGATCTCGCAGCTGCGCCGCTCGCTCGGCGAGAACGCCGAGTACGCCGTGGTGAAGAACACGCTGGCCGGCATCGCCGCCCGCGAGGCCGGGATCGACGCATTCGAGGGACAGCTCCAGGGCCCCACCGCGATTGCGTTCGTCTCCGGCGATGCGGTCGCCGTCGCAAAGGGCCTGCGCGACTTCGCCAAGGAGAACCCCGCGCTCGTCGTCAAGGGCGGCTACATGGACGGTGCCGCCCTCGATGAGGCCGGCATCAAGAAGCTCGCGGACCTCGAGTCCCGCGAGGTCCTGCTGGCCAAGGTCGCCGGAGCCGCACAGGCTTCGCTGTCCCAGGCCGCAGCGCTGTTCCAGGCGCCGCTGTCCAAGACGGTCCGCACGGCCGAGGCGCTGCGCGCCAAGGTCGAGGAGACCGGCTCGGACACCGTTGCCGACGCCTGA